The following coding sequences are from one Stigmatopora nigra isolate UIUO_SnigA chromosome 10, RoL_Snig_1.1, whole genome shotgun sequence window:
- the stx16 gene encoding syntaxin-16 isoform X3, which produces MATRRLTDAFLLMRNNAIQNRQILAEQFADDRMALVSGISLDPEAAVGVTRKLSPKWVEGIDEIQYEISRVRQKMKDLALLHDKHMNRPTLDDSSEEEHAIEITTQEITQMFHRCQRAVTGLQSRCGHCTEQEERLLRNVISSLAQSLQELSINFRHTQSSYLKRMKNREERSKHFFDSGPLMEEDEDLALYDKGFTDDQLMMVEQNTIGVEEREREIRQIVQSISDLNEIFRDLAGMVVEQGTVLDRIDFHVEQACVKTDDGLKQLQKAEQYQKKNRKMLVILILFVIIIILIIILFSTKF; this is translated from the exons ATGGCCACTCGGCGTCTGACAGACGCCTTCTTGTTAATGCGGAACAATGCGATCCAAAACCGGCAGATATTGGCTGAGCAA tttgCCGACGATCGCATGGCATTGGTGTCGGGAATCAGTCTGGATCCCGAAGCGGCGGTCGGCGTCACCAGGAAGTTGTCCCCCAAATGGGTAGAAGGCATCGACGAG ATCCAATACGAAATCTCACGGGTTCGTCAGAAGATGAAGGACCTGGCTTTACTTCATGATAAGCACATGAATCGACCCACGTTGGATGACAGTAGTGAAGAAGAGCACGCCATAGAAATCACAACACAGGAGATCACACAG ATGTTCCACCGATGTCAGCGAGCTGTAACGGGCCTGCAGTCCCGCTGCGGTCACTGCACGGAGCAAGAGGAGAGACTTCTTCGAAACGTCATCTCGTCTCTGGCGCAGAGTCTACAGGAGCTCTCCATCAATTTCAGACACACACAGTCCAGCTACCTAAAAC GTATGAAAAATCGTGAGGAGCGATCAAAGCACTTTTTTGACTCGGGCCCGTTAATGGAAGAGGATGAAGATCTAGCTTTGTATGATAAG GGTTTCACAGATGACCAGTTGATGATGGTGGAGCAGAACACAATCGGGGTGgaagagcgagagcgagagatcAGACAAATAGTTCAGTCCATCTCGGATCTGAATGAAATTTTTCGGGACTTGGCAGGAATGGTGGTGGAGCAG gGCACGGTTCTTGACAGAATCGACTTTCACGTGGAACAAGCGTGTGTTAAGACAGATGATGGCTTGAAACAGTTACAAAAG GCAGAGCAGTATCAGAAGAAAAACAGGAAGATGCTGGTGATTTTAATCCTTTTTGTCATAATCATCATTctaattattattcttttttcaaCCAAGTTTTAA
- the stx16 gene encoding syntaxin-16 isoform X2 gives MATRRLTDAFLLMRNNAIQNRQILAEQVSTNDPRLSTRSNAAFADDRMALVSGISLDPEAAVGVTRKLSPKWVEGIDEIQYEISRVRQKMKDLALLHDKHMNRPTLDDSSEEEHAIEITTQEITQMFHRCQRAVTGLQSRCGHCTEQEERLLRNVISSLAQSLQELSINFRHTQSSYLKRMKNREERSKHFFDSGPLMEEDEDLALYDKGFTDDQLMMVEQNTIGVEEREREIRQIVQSISDLNEIFRDLAGMVVEQGTVLDRIDFHVEQACVKTDDGLKQLQKAEQYQKKNRKMLVILILFVIIIILIIILFSTKF, from the exons ATGGCCACTCGGCGTCTGACAGACGCCTTCTTGTTAATGCGGAACAATGCGATCCAAAACCGGCAGATATTGGCTGAGCAAGTGAGTACAAACGACCCCCGTCTGAGTACACGTAGCAATGCTGCG tttgCCGACGATCGCATGGCATTGGTGTCGGGAATCAGTCTGGATCCCGAAGCGGCGGTCGGCGTCACCAGGAAGTTGTCCCCCAAATGGGTAGAAGGCATCGACGAG ATCCAATACGAAATCTCACGGGTTCGTCAGAAGATGAAGGACCTGGCTTTACTTCATGATAAGCACATGAATCGACCCACGTTGGATGACAGTAGTGAAGAAGAGCACGCCATAGAAATCACAACACAGGAGATCACACAG ATGTTCCACCGATGTCAGCGAGCTGTAACGGGCCTGCAGTCCCGCTGCGGTCACTGCACGGAGCAAGAGGAGAGACTTCTTCGAAACGTCATCTCGTCTCTGGCGCAGAGTCTACAGGAGCTCTCCATCAATTTCAGACACACACAGTCCAGCTACCTAAAAC GTATGAAAAATCGTGAGGAGCGATCAAAGCACTTTTTTGACTCGGGCCCGTTAATGGAAGAGGATGAAGATCTAGCTTTGTATGATAAG GGTTTCACAGATGACCAGTTGATGATGGTGGAGCAGAACACAATCGGGGTGgaagagcgagagcgagagatcAGACAAATAGTTCAGTCCATCTCGGATCTGAATGAAATTTTTCGGGACTTGGCAGGAATGGTGGTGGAGCAG gGCACGGTTCTTGACAGAATCGACTTTCACGTGGAACAAGCGTGTGTTAAGACAGATGATGGCTTGAAACAGTTACAAAAG GCAGAGCAGTATCAGAAGAAAAACAGGAAGATGCTGGTGATTTTAATCCTTTTTGTCATAATCATCATTctaattattattcttttttcaaCCAAGTTTTAA
- the stx16 gene encoding syntaxin-16 isoform X1 — translation MATRRLTDAFLLMRNNAIQNRQILAEQVSTNDPRLSTRSNAAELDEFADDRMALVSGISLDPEAAVGVTRKLSPKWVEGIDEIQYEISRVRQKMKDLALLHDKHMNRPTLDDSSEEEHAIEITTQEITQMFHRCQRAVTGLQSRCGHCTEQEERLLRNVISSLAQSLQELSINFRHTQSSYLKRMKNREERSKHFFDSGPLMEEDEDLALYDKGFTDDQLMMVEQNTIGVEEREREIRQIVQSISDLNEIFRDLAGMVVEQGTVLDRIDFHVEQACVKTDDGLKQLQKAEQYQKKNRKMLVILILFVIIIILIIILFSTKF, via the exons ATGGCCACTCGGCGTCTGACAGACGCCTTCTTGTTAATGCGGAACAATGCGATCCAAAACCGGCAGATATTGGCTGAGCAAGTGAGTACAAACGACCCCCGTCTGAGTACACGTAGCAATGCTGCG GAACTTGATGAG tttgCCGACGATCGCATGGCATTGGTGTCGGGAATCAGTCTGGATCCCGAAGCGGCGGTCGGCGTCACCAGGAAGTTGTCCCCCAAATGGGTAGAAGGCATCGACGAG ATCCAATACGAAATCTCACGGGTTCGTCAGAAGATGAAGGACCTGGCTTTACTTCATGATAAGCACATGAATCGACCCACGTTGGATGACAGTAGTGAAGAAGAGCACGCCATAGAAATCACAACACAGGAGATCACACAG ATGTTCCACCGATGTCAGCGAGCTGTAACGGGCCTGCAGTCCCGCTGCGGTCACTGCACGGAGCAAGAGGAGAGACTTCTTCGAAACGTCATCTCGTCTCTGGCGCAGAGTCTACAGGAGCTCTCCATCAATTTCAGACACACACAGTCCAGCTACCTAAAAC GTATGAAAAATCGTGAGGAGCGATCAAAGCACTTTTTTGACTCGGGCCCGTTAATGGAAGAGGATGAAGATCTAGCTTTGTATGATAAG GGTTTCACAGATGACCAGTTGATGATGGTGGAGCAGAACACAATCGGGGTGgaagagcgagagcgagagatcAGACAAATAGTTCAGTCCATCTCGGATCTGAATGAAATTTTTCGGGACTTGGCAGGAATGGTGGTGGAGCAG gGCACGGTTCTTGACAGAATCGACTTTCACGTGGAACAAGCGTGTGTTAAGACAGATGATGGCTTGAAACAGTTACAAAAG GCAGAGCAGTATCAGAAGAAAAACAGGAAGATGCTGGTGATTTTAATCCTTTTTGTCATAATCATCATTctaattattattcttttttcaaCCAAGTTTTAA
- the LOC144203198 gene encoding EEF1A lysine methyltransferase 3-like, whose translation MSCFVNDDDPFPADECLFADTFSQESIYKLMGQELKITQIFGANLGVAAPVWESAIRLCRYFEKQRVELRGRRVIELGAGTGIVGIVAARLGANVTLTDLPVTLPPLEANVCANMPSSGWPASPPTVLPLSWGEDHTKFPSDWDLVVGADIVYLPETYPRLVDTLAHLCKKNTVVYLSSKMRNEHKAPGFFEEYLPSRFYVQLVHRDDRENINIYRASLKKTHQ comes from the exons ATGAGCTGTTTTGTGAACGATGACGACCCTTTCCCCGCCGATGAATGTTTGTTCGCTGACACTTTCTCTCAAGAAAGCATTTATAAATTAATGGGCCAGGAGCTGAAGATCACACAAATATTTGGTGCAAACCTCGGCGTGGCTGCACCTGTGTGGGAATCG GCGATACGATTGTGCCGTTACTTTGAGAAGCAACGCGTGGAGTTGCGTGGGCGACGCGTCATCGAACTCGGAGCGGGGACTGGCATCGTTGGGATTGTGGCCGCTCGCCTCG GTGCCAATGTAACCCTCACAGACCTTCCTGTGACTCTCCCCCCTCTGGAGGCCAACGTGTGTGCCAACATGCCCTCCAGCGGTTGGCCCGCTAGCCCTCCCACTGTCCTCCCACTGTCATGGGGTGAGGACCACACCAAGTTCCCCTCAGATTGGGACCTGGTGGTGGGCGCGGATATCGTTTATCTGCCCGAGACGTACCCACGGTTAGTGGACACTCTGGCtcatctttgcaaaaaaaacacagtggtTTACCTCTCGTCGAAAATGCGAAATGAGCACAAGGCGCCAGGCTTCTTTGAAGAATATCTCCCAAGCAGATTTTATGTCCAACTTGTGCACCGTGATGATCgtgaaaacattaatatttacagagcttctctaaaaaaaacccatcagTAA
- the dgkab gene encoding diacylglycerol kinase, alpha b, which translates to MASSESTEGTLTPVDFIQLQEYLEYSSLRVKDVLKKLQSDKHNSGEYMDKEMFDLFLKTYLEVEEFPAELSERLFSYFQNVEPDGSNNNCLAKGGVLFRDVSCYFSVLEEAKPREKLEFSFKLYDKDGNGHLDSAEVDRIITQMMRAADYLGWDVVELKSVLKDMMKAIDVDNSGTVTQEEWLKGGMNNVPLLVLLGLKVPERDGQHIWTLKNFNKPAYCCVCENMLLGLRKQGLCCVRCKYTVHSQCSNKNIEPCAPTFVNAQHKLRVPSHDWVRSDRSSKCHVCQKKIKTLAGRRCVWCQQMRHQECLYTGICTCDCGPLKDHILPPWAIYGHHEEQDTTLLDVALDGNILQVVPIPNIHPLLVFVNPKSGGNQGKRVLCKFQHLLNPRQVYNLSNGGPYPGLQMFRNLHDYRILACGGDGTAGWILDAIDKADLQVNPEVAILPLGTGNDLARCLRWGGGYEGSDLMEILNQIETSEVIHMDRWSIQVTPSDPKKKGDPVPYHIVNNYFSVGSDASVAHRFHSMREKYPQRFNSRMKNKLWYLEFATSETINSSCKNLSECLAIECCGVPLTLSPSYSCVAVLNIPSIYGGSNLWGESTKPDGPLPEQRDEVIIDPQVLKKTSQDMSDKRLEVVGLEGMMEMGQIYTGLKSAGHRLAQTSQITIRTFKALPMQIDGEPWMQSPCTIHITHKNQANMLMAPPPKPSGFFHI; encoded by the exons ATGGCTTCCTCAGAGTCCACAGAAGGTACTCTGACACCTGTGGATTTCATCCAGCTGCAAGAATACCTGGAAT ATAGCTCTTTAAGGGTGAAAGACGTACTCAAGAAGCTTCAAAGTGACAAGCACAACTCTGGAGAG TACATGGACAAAGAAATGTTTGACCTCTTCCTCAAGACGTACTTAGAGGTGGAAGAATTCCCTGCAGAGTTGAGCGAGCGCCTTTTCTCTTACTTTCAAAACGTGGAGCCTGATGGCTCCAACAACAATTGCCTGGCTAAGG GTGGGGTGTTATTCCGTGACGTGTCCTGTTACTTTTCAGTTCTGGAAGAAGCCAAGCCACGGGAAAAGCTTGAAT ttagtTTCAAACTTTATGATAAAGATGGTAATGGACATCTGGATAGCGCT GAAGTGGATCGAATCATTACGCAAATGATGCGGGCAGCTGATTACCTCGGCTGGGACGTGGTGGAGCTCAAAAGT gTGCTAAAAGACATGATGAAAGCCATTGATGTGGACAACAGTGGTACTGTCACACAAGAAGAATGGCTAAAAGGAGGCATGAACAATGTACCGTTGCTTGTCCTGCTCGGACTGAAG GTGCCGGAAAGGGATGGGCAACATATTTGGACATTGAAGAATTTTAACAAACCGGCTTActgctgtgtgtgtgaaaaCATGCTGCTCGGCCTAAGGAAGCAGGGACTCTGCTGTGTCC GTTGCAAATATACCGTTCACAGTCAGTGCTCCAACAAGAACATTGAACCCTGTGCTCCCACCTTTGTCAATGCTCAACATAAATTGAGG GTTCCATCTCACGACTGGGTCAGATCCGACCGCAGTTCCAAGTGTCATGTTTGCCAGAAGAAGATTAAAACTTTAGCTGGAAGGCGTTGCGTGTGGTGCCAGCAGATG cGACACCAAGAGTGCCTCTACACCGGAATATGCACTTGTGACTGTGGTCCACTGAAAGATCATATACTGCCTCCCTGGGCCATATATGGTCACCATGAG GAACAGGACACCACCTTGTTGGATGTAGCTCTGGATGGCAACATTTTACAG GTTGTCCCCATTCCTAACATTCATCCACTGTTGGTTTTTGTAAATCCCAAAAGTGGAGGAAACCAGGGCAAGAG AGTTCTTTGTAAGTTTCAACACCTCCTGAACCCACGTCAAGTCTACAACCTTTCAAACGGCGGTCCTTACCCAGG GCTGCAAATGTTTCGCAATCTTCATGACTACCGGATTCTTGCATGCGGAGGAGACGGCACAGCCGGGTGGATCTTAGATGCCATCG ACAAAGCTGACCTTCAGGTGAATCCAGAAGTCGCTATCCTGCCTTTGGGTACCGGCAACGACCTGGCTCGTTGTCTGCGATGGGGTGGAG GTTACGAAGGGTCCGATCTGATGGAGATTCTGAACCAGATTGAGACAAGTGAGGTGATCCACATGGACCGCTGGAGCATTCAGGTGACACCAAGTGATCCTAAGAAAAAAGGAGACCCTGTGCCTTACCATATCGTCAACAACTACTTTTCAGTCGGATCA GATGCTTCTGTTGCTCATCGTTTCCACTCAATGAGAGAGAAATATCCACAGAGGTTCAACAGCAG AATGAAAAACAAGCTTTGGTATTTGGAGTTTGCCACAAGTGAGACCATCAATTCCTCTTGCAAGAACCTTTCAGAGTGTCTTGCCATTGAG TGTTGCGGGGTACCTTTAACCCTGAGCCCGTCCTACTCTTGCGTTGCTGTCCTTAACATACCGAGCATATACGGAGGCTCGAACCTGTGGGGCGAATCCACCAAGCCAGATGGACCATTACCAGAACAGCGTGATGAAGTCATTATTGATCCACAagtccttaaaaaaacaagccaag ACATGTCTGATAAGCGCCTGGAAGTGGTAGGCTTGGAAGGGATGATGGAAATGGGACAAATCTACACTGGACTGAAGAGTGCTGGGCACAGACTGGCACAAACTTCCCAAATTACTATCAG GACATTTAAAGCCCTACCCATGCAAATTGATGGGGAGCCATGGATGCAATCTCCTTGTACA ATCCACATAACTCACAAGAACCAGGCTAACATGTTAATGGCTCCTCCGCCGAAGCCATCTGGCTTCTTCCACATTTAG